From Gadus macrocephalus chromosome 16, ASM3116895v1:
GGGGTATATAGGCCTCCTAGCTTTGTTATGTTTCATACTGGCTTTTCTGGCTAGAAAGCTGCCTGATAACTTCAATGAGGCCAAATTCATCACCTTCAGCATGTTGATATTCTGTGCAGTCTGGATCACCTTCATCCCTGCTTATGTCAGTTCTCCTGGGAAGTTCACCGTAGCTGTGGAGATATTTGCAATTCTGGCCTCAAGCTTTGGATTGCTTTTTTGCATATTTGCTCCAAAACTTTATATCTTACTTCTTAAACCAGAGAGGAATACCAAAATGAATATGATGGGAAAAACCCAGCGGAAATCACTGTAACCCAATATTAAACACTAGACTTGATTGAATTAGCAGTATTAAACAATGAAAGatcatatatatatcagtgtGATGTTAACTGTGTGCACAATGAACAGCCGTTTCAAATATTTTCAAATGTATACCAGACTTATCTAAATGTTATAATGAAATTCAAACCAATTAAGTCTCTATTGACATCGCCATGGACTATAGATTGATTGACGGCAGTTATTTAATTGGAAAATGAGCATGGCGAATGGAATAGGCCTATCAATGGATTCTGCTAATGCCACAACatatgtcatcatcatcatcatcggtgAGGAAAACACTGACAGTCACTGACGTTTAAATGAATTCCCCAAAGTGTTGTGCCAATCAAGGAATAGAATATAAAACGCTTAGACTTGAGGGATTTGATGAACAGCTCCCTCTATAGGAGGTATACACAGAAAGCTAGCGATGCTGCAGTTAGCGAACCTGCTGCTTCTCTCTCTGCTGGCTGTCAGAGGCAAGGAATCCGTCTGTCGAACATACGGCACTAAAGAACTCTCTCAGTTTTCAAAGGAAGGGGACATCAACATAGGAGGCATTTTCTCCTTCCATCAGAATCCAGTCAGTGTCAACCCATCTTTCCAGGTTGACCCGGGAAGCGTGCAATGTAATGGGTAAGAAAATGTGATGCATTGATATTATAGAATGTGATTTATGCGGGATGACATATTGCCCTGCTTTTGCTGCAGAATGAATTCACTAATGTCAGAAATAATCATCCAGGGGTACATTTTTGTAACCCTGAATGTAACATGAATGTAACAGTGAATGTCACAATCAACATTTCTCATCTCATGTATTCGTTTTGGAAATGATTCACAGACTGGATCCAGGTGAACTACAATATGCATACACCATGATGTTTGCTATAGAGGAGATCAACAACAGCTCTGAGCTGCTTCCAGGGATAACGCTGGGCTATAGCATCTTTGACTCTTGCCCGagcatccctctctctgtcagagCCTCTCTCAACCTAATGAACGGATGGAATGGTATGGAAGGGGAAGGCAGCTGCAAGAAGCTAACTGTTCAGGCAGTCATTGGAgaaaccacctccacctccactatAGGTATAGCGAGCACCATGGGGGCCTTCCATATACCTGTGGTGAGTTAGTGTGTCAAGGGTTCGAAGTGAATGAACTAAAATGGTAAAACATCTATCATGAGATTTCTCTTTCCCTTTGTGTCTCTTTCTGGCTCCCTCTCTTTAAATCCTCTTCCCCTtcactctccccatctcaggCTGATTAAACATTGTTCTTAGATACGTTTCTTGCTTACTAACATATGTGAATGCTTCATAACGTGTTTTGCCAGAGGAAAAAAGCATTGTTATGGTGTTGAAAATACTCATGAGGAAAATTGGCTTGTCTATCTAATATGTGTTTCAGATAAGTCATTCAGCCACCTGTGCATGCCTTAGCAACAGAAAAGAATATGAGTCCTTCTTCAGAACTATCCCCAGTGACCTTTACCAGAGCCAAGCACTGGCAAAGCTTGTGAAGCACTTTGGTTGGACCTGGGTAGGGGCGATCCGAACAAACAGCGACTATGGGAATGGTGGAATGGCTACCTTCCTGAAGGCAGCTAAAAAGGAAGGTGTATGTGTCGAGTACTCATTGCCCATTTACAGAACTGACCCAAGGAAGTGGTTCCTGAAGGTGGTAGACATCATCAAAAAGTCGTCCTCTAAGGTTATAGTTGCATTTGCCGATGGCACTGATCTAGACATCCTCATTAAAGAGCTGTACCTCCAGAATGTGACCGGACTTCAGTGGGTGGGCAGTGAGGGCTGGATAACATACCGTTACATTGCTTCCCCAGTGAACTATGCTGTGGTGCAGGGTGCTGTTGGTTTTGCTGCACACAATGCTCATGTCCCTGGACTACAGGAGTTCCTGGTCAATAGCAGGCCATCTACACAGCCGTATGACCAGGGGCTGGTGGAGCTGTGGGAGAATGTGTTCAGCTGCACACTCATTCCTGGGGCCGAAGCTCCGGCCCAGGATTTAGTCACATCCTGCAGCGGGAAGGAGTCTCTACGGGAGACACAATCCCGCTTCACAGATGTATCCGATGCTAGTCTGCTGAATAATATCTACAAGGCCACATATGCTGTAGCCCATGCATTGCACCAGTTGCTCACCTGCCAAGATGCAAAGGGTCCCTTTGAGAACAACTCATGTGCAGACAGGGGCAACGTAGAACCATGGCAGGTGTGCTTTATGTACTGTTTACAATTTTCCTGTAGTGCAATTTAATGTTGAGAATCCTAAAGCAGTAACGATGCAAATGCTTATCTGCAGGTGCTGCATTACCTGACGCAGGTGAACTTCACCACTAAGATCGGTGAGACTGTGTCTTTTGATGACATGGGAGACCCAGCGGCCCGCTACGCCCTGGTGAACTGGCAGATGGATGAATCCAGCTACATCCGATTTGAAACAATTGGCGACTACGACGCCTCGCAAGCTGAGGGCCAGCAGTTTAAAATGAAGCCAGCTGTCAGCGCTGTCTGGGCTGGTCAACAGACACAGGCAGGATAACTCTTAGATTGAATTACGACATGATACATCATCAATAAGTCTCATTGAATTTTAATCATTGTTTTCCATTTTAACATGACTGATCTTGGGTTATTGTGGTGCAGGTTCCCCGATCTATATGCAGTGAGAGCTGTCTACCAGGGACTCGGAGGGCTTTCGTCAAGGGAAAAGCTATCTGCTGTTTTGATTGCATCCCCTGTGCTGACGGGGAGTTCAGCAACAGCACAAGTGAGACAGCAGGATTCCTTGCCTTTTCCTTAGCCTTCATCATGTTTCTGTTGGGCCGAATCCCTGCTAGCACTGTACTGGTGTCTCTGAGGTTGTCTCTACTGTGCAGCTTAAATATATCTATGCTTTCAGATGCAGTGAAATGTGACAAATGCCCTCCTGAGTACAAGTCCAACACGAAGAGAAATAACTGTGATTTGAAAGCTATTGAGTTTCTAACCTTCAGAGAACTCATGGGTATTTTATTAGTAACATTTTCTGTGTTTGGAGCCTGTTTGTCGATAACCATAGCACTGATATTTTACCACTACCGACTGACTCCAATAGTCAGGGCAAACAACTCTGAGCTGAGCTTCCTGCTGCTCTTCTCCTTgactctgtgtttcctgtgttctctGACCTTCATCGTCCGTCCCTCAGACTGGTCCTGTATGCTTCGCCACACAGCTTTTGGGATCACCTTTGTCCtctgtatctcttgtgttctgGGGAAAACTATAGTGGTGCTAATGGCCTTCAGGGCTACATTACCCGGTAGTAATGTTATGAAATGGTTTGGTCCAACTCAGCAGAGACTCAGTGTATTGGCTTTCACTCTCATACAGGTTTTGATTTGTATTCTTTGGTTAACAATTAATCCTCCATATCCCATTAAGAATATGGAAACCTATATGGATAAGATCATACTAGAATGTGCCCTAGGATCCCCTATAGGGTTCTGGGCTGTGTTGGGGTATATAGGACTCCTAGCTATGTTATGTTTCATACTGGCTTTTCTGGCCAGAAAGCTGCCTGATAACTTCAATGAGGCAAAATTTATCACCTTCAGCATGTTGATATTCTGTGCAGTCTGGATCACCTTCATCCCTGCTTATGTCAGTTCTCCTGGGAAGTTCACTGTAGCTGTGGAGATATTTGCAATTCTAGCTTCAAGCTATGGgttgttattttgtatttttcttcccAAGTGCTACATTATATTGCTTACACCAgagaaaaatacaaagaaacatTTGATGGGCCAGATAACACCAAGAACATTATAGATGACATTGCATTATATAAACACACTGTATTCAACAACATTggaaatgtgtttttctttgaaGTTGatgtacataaatatatatcatatataataaCTACTGTAATTAAAGTATGACCACATTTCACATAGTGCAaactatataactatatataaaaGTCATGGCAACATAACGAATATCCTTTCACCAAGCCATGAATGATGTTACTagtaaaatgtaaaattaagTTATGGGCCACTGTGTTTTTATGCTTGCAATGATAGTAATGTGCAAAAAATATTATTGAAGAAAGGATATATTATCAGTGTAAATTATTAATGCAATTTACATTATCTTGATGTCATATTTTTCATGTACTTGATTCCTTGTAAAAATACATGGGTAAAGTAGCGAAATAAAATAACCATGGAAACGTCTGTGCTTGTTGGGGCATAATTTCACCAACACAACTTTGAGTTACAGTAAAGTCTTTCACGCTAGATTGGCCAAAATAAAGgctacaatacaataaataaattaaaactaGAAAAGCACGATTCTAGCGGCAGCCAGTTAAAATACATGTACTGTATGCTTTGAGTTGTTTCAATTGCACCACTATCATATCATCCCCGACATAGCAGTCATAATTAAAAGTAGCCAACAGTACGAGTAAAAAACAACCACCATAAGTTCCTTATGAACATAAGTCAGCCTTATGCTACATGGTTCCATAGCGGCTTGGCTGTCCTGATTCATGGGGTCAGGTCAAATGTAGACACTACTGGAGCAGATTGCCAACCTTCCCTACATGCTCTCTACAACGACTCATACAAGAAGAAGAGAGCTCATTCGTGACCTCACACAAATtaatgcatgtgcatgcacacacacacacacacacacacacacacacacacacacacacacacacacacacacacacacacacacacaaacacacacacacacacacacacacacacacacacacacacacacacacacacacacacacacacacacacacacaccatacagatTAGGATTATTGTCCCAATACATCATGCATCAAACTCCCTATAAAGGCCAATGCTGTGTATGCTTTGTTCTTTGCTGCATGTGATGCCACCCATGTTAGTAATGCTCTCCACACAGAGGTGGTCGGAGCAGGGTTTGGCTCTTCTACAGCTTTTGCTCGTGGCGTCTTTCTCCAAGTCTGAGGAGCGAGTGTGCAGCCTGATGGGGGAGCCAGAGGAGCCCCAGCTCTTCAAGACTGGAGACGTCATCTTGGGTGGAATCTTCTCCTTCCAGAGCAAGTGGAAGACTGTGGAGTTGACCTACGCGCACAGACCCCTACCACTGCAGTGCACTAGGTAATAAAAAATGTTGAATGTCTATATACGTACATATACATTGTATTTCATCATTCAAAGTTTCACAGCAAATTTAGAGTCATATGGGGTGGAACTAAATGCGTATTTGGATCCTTAACCATTTGATTCAAGTCTTAATTTCAGAGCGTTCCAGTATGCCCAGGCGATGCTATTTGCAATTGAAGAGATAAACAACAGCACCGACCTTCTGCCCGGCATTACACTGGGATATATGATGTATGATACATGTGGTTCAATTGCCCGATCTGTGAGAGTGGCGCTGGCTTTGACGGATGTTAATGAGGAAACAGCCTCCTTGTCAGAGAATCCTTGTCGTGGCTCTGTCCCTGCCATTATTGGAGAGGCCTCCTCTTCCCCGTGCATGGCTATATCCACCGTCTTAGGACCTTTCTACATCCCACTGGTAAAGGGTTTCATAAAATAATCTCGAGCCTAATCATAGAAaatatttcaaatatttcatttttaattCGATTTTTATAATCACTTCGTGAAATTGTaatctataataatattatttttatattgttcCTCTCTATCCCCTAGGTTAGCCACTTTGCAACATGTGCTTGTCTTAGCAACAAAGTCCGGTATCCATCCTTCCTCAGAACCATACCTAGTGACTACTACCAGAGTAGAGCCCTGGCCCAAATGGTCAAGCACTTTGGTTGGACCTGGGTAGGGGCCATCAGATCTAGTGATGACTATGGGACTAATGGAATGgccacattcacagacacagcAACACAGCTCGGCATCTGCCTTGAGTACTCAGTCTCATTTTTCAGAACAGATCCATCAGAAAAGATACAGAGAATAATAGACATCATTAAGGGTTCCACTTCTCGGGTTATTGTCACCTTCCTGTCATACACTGATTTGGAAATACTCATTGAGGAGTTTGCCCACCACAACCTCACAGGTTACCAATGGGTAGGCACTGAGGCCTGGATATCAGATTCTGTAACAGCTACGACAGAGGGTCACTACATCCTTGATGGCTCGGTTGGTCTTGCCATCCCAAAGGCAGAGGTCTCTGGGCTGAGAGAGTTCATGTTGGATGTGAAACCACTCAACTCCTCTGGAGAGAAATTGTTCACACAGTTCTGGGAGACTGCATTTCATTGTAGCTTTAAACAGACAAAGGAAACAGCAGGAAGCCAGAAAGAGTGTACGGGTTATGAAGATCTCGCAGGGTTGGAAAATAGCTTCAATGACATGTCACTTATGCCTATCTTTAACAATGTATATAAAGGAGTGTATGCAATAGCCCACAGTCTTCACAATATTCTTGGCTGTGGGCAAAAGTGTAGCAACACTGCATCACCAGATCCATTTACGGTGAGTTAAACACATAATGctatataatataaatgtaacGTAAACgtggtttgaaaaaaaaaaatctcttaaGGAAATATATGATTAATAATAAATCAAGCATTTATTTTCAGATTTTGCAGAATATCAAAAATATTCATTTTAAAaccaaagagggagaggaggtttaCTTTAATGAGAATGGAGACCCAGCTGCAAAGTATGACATCATAAACTGGCAGCCCAAGAAGGATGGCAGTGTGGAGTTTGTTACTATCGGTCTCTATGATGCTTCTCTGCCTGAAGACAAACAACTCAATCTAGATAACAAGACGTTTAATTGGGCAAATAACTCAAAAAAGGTATAACTTGTTTTGGCACAATAATAAACCCAGGCCTCAGACCCCTTTATAAAATATGTTTTGCACATGCAGGTACCGGTGTCCATCTGCAGTGGAACCTGTGATTCGGGAACTCGCAAGGTCCTCCAGAAAGGAAAGCCTGTCTGCTGCTATGACTGTATACCGTGTGCAGAAGGCGAAGTCAGTAACAGGACAGGTACTAGCATTGCTCTTAGTTCAATTAGGGAACCCTTTCACAGAAGTGTCAAAGCAGATTAAAGACAGGGGAGGCTTATAACTTTATATATGGACTGTTTCAAAAAGGCAGTGTAGCTTGATCAGCAATTAGTGAAGCAGTCTAAATAATTAAACGGCCTAGCACTTTATGTTACCCAGCAGCTGTAAATCAAACAAGATAATGCTTTGAGACACTTCTATTTACTCATCTATGGCACATATCTTCTGCAAGTGATTTATCATGACAGTTAGATTATCTTTCCATTATGACTGTAATGTAAATATCCCAATCATGAACATCTATCGTCTAACAATCTACGTATGCATAAGATTACAATTTTATAATTGGCATTCATATTTGTCAGTAGCTTGAAAACAAACAGCCAAACTGGTTGGAGATTACTATTATTCTTCTGTTTCCACAGACCATATGTGTTGACAACAAGTGTTTTGAAGGACAATGTGAAATGGCTTTTGAAGCTGTTTATAACCTGCATCTTGGTTCTTACCTTGCAAAGTATCAACATGCTATGGGGTTTAGAATAGCATCAAAAGCTCTTTTCAAGTGAATTAGAGTggatcatatttttttttattgcgctTTGATGGTTCAAAAGTGAAGGTTTTTCACACTCATTTCTATCATGGATTCTCATCACAAATCCAGAACACTTTAGAGGAAGCAATGCATATTTAGATTAAATTTTAAAGGTCCAGTGTGTAGGAACTATTGGCATCTagcggtgaggttgcagattacCACCCACTGAATATCCACCCCTCCCTTTACAAAGGTGGTGGGAAGGGTTACGGGGTCCTGTACTTGACGGTAATGTGTCAGTTGGTTCTACAAAAATGATTTCCTCATATGTAACAGCATCATGCTGCCAAATGTTAAGTGATGGGAATCGTTGATAGATTAAACAATTGTGTTTAGGTTAATTTAGTCCACAAAGGTATAGGTCAAAGCTTACAAGTAACATAGGGTATGATTGTCAATTTAAGATGCAAAACCTCCAGTATTGTTTGTCAATTCTGGGCTTCTGTAGTAACATTCGGGTCCAAAGTTGAAGGCTCCATTGAAGATGACCTTTTCTCAGTGTAGATATAGAGGGTGCATTCTAAGGTtgcaaaaacacaacaattctTATTTCCATGGGATTAAACGCTAATTAAACATACTTAGCTATGATTATTATATTCCATTTGTCAATTCCGATCCTTATGCCACTTAATTCTACACACAGAACCTTTAATAATCATAAGAGTGTTATGTATTTTACACAATGTTGCTACTTTCCTCCAATTTGTCATGAAATCTAATATTTATACCTTATTTTATTGAATTTTAGATTCTATCACTTGTGTGCGATGTCATCCTGAGTTCTGGTCCAATGAGAGAAGAGATGATTGTGAGAAAAAGGAAACTGAGTTTCTGTCATTTACTGAAATCATGGGATCAATTCTCACACTGTCTTCCTTGATAGGAGCCTGCTTGACAGCTACAGTGGCATTCATTTTCTTCAGACATAGGAATACTCCAATAGTCAAGGCCAACAACTCTGAGCTGAGCTTCCTGCTGCTCTTCTCCTTgactctgtgtttcctgtgttctctGACCTTCATCGGCCGTCCCTCAGACTGGTCCTGTATGCTTCGCCACACAGCGTTTGGGATCACCTTTGTCCtctgtatctcttgtgttctgGGGAAAACTCTTGCTGTGTTGATGGCATTTAAGGCTACACTACCAGGTAGTAATCTTATGAAATGGTTTGGACCAAGACGACAGAGAATTGTTGTTCTGGCTTTTACTTTTATACAAATTGGGATTTGTATTGTTTGGTTAACAGCCAACCCTCCTTATCCGTTTAAGAATTTAAGACATTTTAAAGATAAGATCATTCTAGAATGTGCGTTAGGATCCCCTATAGGGTTCTGGGCTGTGTTGGGGTACATAGGACTCTTAGCTTTGTTATGTTTCATACTGGCTTTTCTGGCCAGAAAGCTGCCTGATAACTTCAATGAGGCCAAATTCATCACCTTCAGCATGTTGATATTCTGTGCAGTCTGGATGACCTTCATCCCTGCTTATGTCAGTTCTCCTGGGAAGTTCAGTGTGGTTGTTGAAATATTTGCCATCCTGGCCTCTAGTTTTGGGTtactattttgtatttttttcccaAAATGCTACATAATATTGTTGAAaccagaaagaaacacaaaaaagaaCATGATGGATAAGAAGAGTTAGATTCCAAGCGCTACATTATATTGCTTACACCAGAGAAAATACAGAGAAACATTTGATGGGCCCGATAACACGAAGAACATTATAGAGGACATTGCATTATACATTCAACAACATTGGAAAGGTGGTTTTCTTTGAAGTTGatgtacataaatatatatcatatataataaCTACTGTAATTAAAGTATGACCAC
This genomic window contains:
- the LOC132474433 gene encoding extracellular calcium-sensing receptor-like, with the protein product MLQLANLLLLSLLAVRGKESVCRTYGTKELSQFSKEGDINIGGIFSFHQNPVSVNPSFQVDPGSVQCNGLDPGELQYAYTMMFAIEEINNSSELLPGITLGYSIFDSCPSIPLSVRASLNLMNGWNGMEGEGSCKKLTVQAVIGETTSTSTIGIASTMGAFHIPVISHSATCACLSNRKEYESFFRTIPSDLYQSQALAKLVKHFGWTWVGAIRTNSDYGNGGMATFLKAAKKEGVCVEYSLPIYRTDPRKWFLKVVDIIKKSSSKVIVAFADGTDLDILIKELYLQNVTGLQWVGSEGWITYRYIASPVNYAVVQGAVGFAAHNAHVPGLQEFLVNSRPSTQPYDQGLVELWENVFSCTLIPGAEAPAQDLVTSCSGKESLRETQSRFTDVSDASLLNNIYKATYAVAHALHQLLTCQDAKGPFENNSCADRGNVEPWQVLHYLTQVNFTTKIGETVSFDDMGDPAARYALVNWQMDESSYIRFETIGDYDASQAEGQQFKMKPAVSAVWAGQQTQVPRSICSESCLPGTRRAFVKGKAICCFDCIPCADGEFSNSTNAVKCDKCPPEYKSNTKRNNCDLKAIEFLTFRELMGILLVTFSVFGACLSITIALIFYHYRLTPIVRANNSELSFLLLFSLTLCFLCSLTFIVRPSDWSCMLRHTAFGITFVLCISCVLGKTIVVLMAFRATLPGSNVMKWFGPTQQRLSVLAFTLIQVLICILWLTINPPYPIKNMETYMDKIILECALGSPIGFWAVLGYIGLLAMLCFILAFLARKLPDNFNEAKFITFSMLIFCAVWITFIPAYVSSPGKFTVAVEIFAILASSYGLLFCIFLPKCYIILLTPEKNTKKHLMGQITPRTL
- the LOC132474432 gene encoding extracellular calcium-sensing receptor-like; protein product: MGEPEEPQLFKTGDVILGGIFSFQSKWKTVELTYAHRPLPLQCTSLNFRAFQYAQAMLFAIEEINNSTDLLPGITLGYMMYDTCGSIARSVRVALALTDVNEETASLSENPCRGSVPAIIGEASSSPCMAISTVLGPFYIPLVSHFATCACLSNKVRYPSFLRTIPSDYYQSRALAQMVKHFGWTWVGAIRSSDDYGTNGMATFTDTATQLGICLEYSVSFFRTDPSEKIQRIIDIIKGSTSRVIVTFLSYTDLEILIEEFAHHNLTGYQWVGTEAWISDSVTATTEGHYILDGSVGLAIPKAEVSGLREFMLDVKPLNSSGEKLFTQFWETAFHCSFKQTKETAGSQKECTGYEDLAGLENSFNDMSLMPIFNNVYKGVYAIAHSLHNILGCGQKKYMINNKSSIYFQILQNIKNIHFKTKEGEEVYFNENGDPAAKYDIINWQPKKDGSVEFVTIGLYDASLPEDKQLNLDNKTFNWANNSKKVPVSICSGTCDSGTRKVLQKGKPVCCYDCIPCAEGEVSNRTDSITCVRCHPEFWSNERRDDCEKKETEFLSFTEIMGSILTLSSLIGACLTATVAFIFFRHRNTPIVKANNSELSFLLLFSLTLCFLCSLTFIGRPSDWSCMLRHTAFGITFVLCISCVLGKTLAVLMAFKATLPGSNLMKWFGPRRQRIVVLAFTFIQIGICIVWLTANPPYPFKNLRHFKDKIILECALGSPIGFWAVLGYIGLLALLCFILAFLARKLPDNFNEAKFITFSMLIFCAVWMTFIPAYVSSPGKFSVVVEIFAILASSFGLLFCIFFPKCYIILLKPERNTKKNMMDKKS